The following are encoded in a window of Stigmatella erecta genomic DNA:
- the ligA gene encoding NAD-dependent DNA ligase LigA, with the protein MKTAETRARALRRELAHHNHRYYVLDAPEISDAGYDRLMRELQGLEEQFPTLATPDSPTQRVGGEAAEKFAKVVHRAPMLSLANVFNDEEFSEFDERIRKVVGPGDVTYVCEPKLDGLAISLRYEEGRFLQGATRGDGTTGEDVTGNLRTVRPLPLELRPEDGVKVPPVLEVRGEVFIRKEDFKRLNEKREEEGEPLFANPRNAAAGSLRQLDPKITASRPLSLYLYEVVPTEGVPAFETHTAKLEYLQQLGLPVNRHERVQGLEGVRAQYQASLQGRHALKFEVDGMVVKVDSEDQRRRLGQVSKSPRWAVAYKFPPEEESTRVETIEVQVGRTGALTPVAHLKPVKVGGVTVSRATLHNEDELRRKDVRPGDTVFVRRAGDVIPEIVSVVLSQRPADSQPYAFPKSCPVCGAQAVKDEEGAIIRCTGASCPAQLVEKVRHFASRTAMDIDGVGDKLAAQLVASGRVKTFADLYALTREQLLSLERMGEKSADNLLAAIERSKQTTQRRFLYALGIRHVGEATAKALAEAFPQAPLLYTADMEALTRVKDVGPTMAQVLHAFFQEPQNRAAIDALLAAGVNPAPPQVSTEGPFAGKTVVLTGGMTGMSRDQAKEEIERRGGKVSGSVSRKTDFVVAGEDAGSKLKKAQELGVRVLDEQAFLKLLQGGARS; encoded by the coding sequence TTGAAGACCGCCGAGACACGCGCCCGCGCCCTCCGCCGGGAGCTGGCCCACCACAACCACCGCTATTACGTCCTCGACGCGCCGGAGATTTCCGACGCGGGGTACGACCGGCTGATGCGCGAGCTCCAGGGGCTGGAGGAGCAATTTCCCACGCTCGCCACCCCGGACTCCCCCACCCAGCGCGTGGGGGGCGAGGCCGCCGAGAAGTTCGCCAAGGTCGTCCACCGGGCGCCCATGCTCTCGCTGGCCAACGTCTTCAACGACGAGGAGTTCTCCGAGTTCGACGAGCGCATCCGCAAGGTGGTGGGCCCCGGGGACGTCACCTATGTCTGTGAGCCCAAGCTCGACGGGCTGGCCATCAGCCTGCGCTACGAGGAGGGCCGCTTCCTCCAGGGCGCCACGCGCGGGGATGGCACCACGGGCGAGGACGTGACGGGCAACCTGCGCACCGTGCGCCCCCTGCCGCTGGAGCTGCGGCCCGAGGACGGGGTGAAGGTACCCCCGGTGCTGGAGGTCCGCGGCGAGGTGTTCATCCGCAAGGAGGACTTCAAGCGGCTCAACGAGAAGCGCGAGGAGGAGGGCGAGCCGCTCTTCGCCAACCCCCGCAACGCCGCGGCCGGCAGCCTGCGGCAGCTGGACCCGAAAATCACCGCCTCGCGCCCGCTGTCGCTCTACCTCTACGAGGTGGTCCCCACCGAGGGCGTGCCCGCCTTCGAGACCCACACCGCCAAGCTCGAGTACCTCCAGCAGCTGGGGCTGCCGGTGAACCGCCACGAGCGCGTGCAGGGGCTGGAGGGCGTGCGCGCCCAGTACCAGGCCTCGCTCCAGGGCCGCCACGCGCTGAAGTTCGAGGTGGACGGCATGGTGGTGAAGGTGGACAGCGAGGACCAGCGCCGGCGCCTGGGCCAGGTGTCCAAGAGCCCCCGCTGGGCCGTGGCCTACAAGTTCCCGCCCGAAGAGGAGTCCACCCGGGTGGAGACCATCGAGGTGCAGGTGGGCCGCACGGGCGCGCTGACCCCCGTGGCCCACCTGAAGCCCGTGAAGGTGGGCGGCGTCACCGTCTCGCGCGCCACCCTGCACAACGAGGACGAGCTGCGCCGCAAGGACGTGCGCCCGGGCGACACCGTCTTCGTGCGCCGCGCGGGCGACGTCATCCCCGAGATTGTCTCCGTGGTGCTCAGCCAGCGCCCGGCGGACTCCCAGCCCTACGCATTTCCCAAGAGCTGCCCGGTCTGCGGCGCCCAGGCGGTGAAGGACGAGGAGGGCGCCATCATCCGCTGCACCGGCGCCTCGTGCCCCGCGCAGCTCGTGGAGAAGGTGCGCCACTTCGCCTCGCGCACCGCCATGGACATCGATGGGGTGGGCGACAAGCTCGCCGCCCAGCTCGTCGCCTCGGGGCGGGTGAAGACGTTCGCGGACCTCTATGCCCTCACCCGCGAGCAGCTCCTGAGCCTGGAGCGCATGGGCGAGAAGAGCGCCGACAACCTGCTGGCCGCCATCGAGCGCTCCAAGCAGACCACCCAGCGCCGCTTCCTCTATGCCCTGGGCATCCGCCACGTGGGCGAGGCCACCGCCAAGGCCCTGGCCGAGGCCTTTCCCCAGGCCCCCCTGCTCTACACCGCGGACATGGAGGCCCTCACCCGGGTGAAGGACGTGGGCCCCACCATGGCCCAGGTGCTCCACGCCTTCTTCCAGGAGCCGCAGAACCGCGCCGCCATCGACGCGCTGCTCGCCGCCGGAGTCAATCCCGCCCCGCCCCAGGTCAGCACCGAGGGCCCCTTCGCGGGCAAGACGGTGGTGCTCACCGGCGGCATGACGGGCATGTCGCGCGACCAGGCAAAGGAGGAAATCGAGCGGCGAGGAGGTAAGGTATCCGGAAGTGTCTCTCGCAAGACCGATTTCGTGGTGGCCGGCGAGGATGCGGGGAGCAAGCTGAAGAAGGCCCAGGAACTCGGGGTAAGAGTCCTGGATGAGCAGGCGTTCCTGAAGCTGCTTCAGGGCGGCGCCCGGAGTTGA
- a CDS encoding DUF3052 family protein, producing MTPYAMASLPAMLGIKAGNKVSVINPPRGFVQRLNPLPDGVEFLITAQSGLDVILFFTSEAQELVQRLPALSRAMALTGGIWVCWPSGEGVKSSLSEDFVRQAALDIGMVDNKICLIDETWTGLRLVRRPRGRLDKPEPRKQAPTAQA from the coding sequence ATGACGCCGTACGCGATGGCCTCGCTGCCCGCGATGCTGGGCATCAAGGCAGGCAACAAAGTCTCCGTCATCAACCCCCCGCGCGGCTTCGTGCAGCGCCTCAACCCCCTGCCCGACGGGGTGGAGTTCCTCATCACCGCCCAGTCCGGCCTGGACGTCATCCTGTTCTTCACCTCGGAGGCCCAGGAGCTCGTCCAGCGCCTGCCCGCGCTCTCCCGGGCCATGGCGCTCACCGGCGGCATCTGGGTGTGCTGGCCCAGCGGCGAGGGGGTGAAGAGCTCCCTGTCCGAGGACTTCGTGCGCCAGGCCGCGCTCGACATCGGCATGGTGGACAACAAGATTTGCCTCATCGACGAGACGTGGACCGGCCTGCGGCTGGTGCGCCGTCCCCGGGGCCGGCTGGACAAGCCCGAGCCGCGCAAGCAGGCCCCTACCGCCCAGGCCTGA
- a CDS encoding acylphosphatase, with amino-acid sequence MPGQTSTRRAALRIHGKVQGVFFRESARLEATRLGLTGWVRNRDDGTVEAVAEGEGAALEDFIQWCHRGPSTARVSHVDCARAEPTFEFPSFTVERTS; translated from the coding sequence ATGCCAGGACAGACGAGCACGCGGCGCGCGGCCTTGCGCATTCACGGCAAGGTGCAAGGCGTCTTCTTCCGGGAGAGCGCCCGCCTCGAGGCCACCCGCCTGGGGCTCACCGGGTGGGTGCGCAACCGGGACGATGGCACCGTGGAGGCCGTCGCCGAGGGCGAGGGCGCCGCGCTCGAGGACTTCATCCAATGGTGCCACCGGGGGCCCTCCACCGCGCGCGTGTCGCACGTCGACTGCGCCCGCGCGGAGCCCACCTTCGAGTTCCCCTCTTTCACCGTGGAGCGCACGTCATGA
- a CDS encoding Rne/Rng family ribonuclease — protein MGSILVINASGRETRVALVEGGHIAEFYLERKKDKGVVGNIYKGRVVRVLPGMQAAFVDIGLEKAAFLYVSDVVYDPDFARAQFELTEGEHEDFPEVPTESEAEAAEAAVGDTPAVPDAELELEVQEVAPGELPPPQGEPPAPPPEALAAAAPVSEPPPAAPPAGETAAEAPATSGEPAPVTAGESTPLAAAPAESVTPPPPPAAAFETAEPAAPAPVSAEAPAVGAEPSQAPAPELQAEPPPASATALGELIPVPSAPPEAPAPAAKPAAATTGERRTPREGREAREPRHREKEREGRDKDKPRRPREEHSRREKDEKNKVRKSSRIEDLLKVGQEVVVQISKDPIGTKGARLTSHISIPGRHLVFMPTVDHVGISRRISNEKERKRLREIVDRLRPPGTGFIVRTVAENVPQEKLETDIRFLIEVWNQVVRRNEKRGGPGLLHPDLDLILRATRDLFAHDVEKLVVDDREEYERILAFVTAQDPLLKDRVVLHDGDEPVFDAYGIEQEMHRATQRKVWLKSGGYLIIDQAEALTAIDVNSGRYVGKKSLEETITKINVEAAKEIVYQLRLRNIGGIIICDFIDMEKAQNRDKVFKSLQEALGRDKAKTNVLRISELGLVEMTRKRVRESIGRVLHEDCPYCDGRGFVKTATTVTYEIFREIRREAPAYKDSTLVINCSAEVARQLQGEERQELRHLMDRYNKSIQVKAQQNYHREQYDIYGRSGMGPEHKVASSPGSGDGELAMQRRPENGGHGERYRQEQGRRGGGRGDRNDRGERGDRNERGGGERGGGERGDRNERGGGERGGGERGDRNERGDRNDRREGRRPDRGDRNRGGERRGDDRRGENRGGESSRPSQAAASQEPSAPSGGTPPPPAPPSGGSEPEGGGQS, from the coding sequence ATGGGAAGCATCCTCGTTATCAATGCCTCGGGTCGGGAGACCCGTGTCGCCCTTGTTGAGGGCGGGCACATCGCCGAGTTCTACCTCGAGCGAAAGAAGGACAAAGGCGTCGTTGGCAACATCTACAAGGGCCGCGTCGTCCGGGTGCTCCCCGGCATGCAGGCGGCTTTCGTGGACATCGGCCTGGAGAAGGCCGCCTTCCTCTACGTCAGTGACGTCGTTTACGACCCGGACTTCGCGCGCGCGCAGTTCGAGCTGACCGAGGGCGAGCACGAGGACTTCCCCGAGGTCCCCACCGAGTCCGAGGCCGAGGCCGCCGAGGCCGCCGTCGGCGACACCCCCGCGGTGCCGGACGCCGAGCTGGAGCTGGAAGTCCAGGAGGTCGCCCCCGGCGAGCTGCCCCCGCCCCAGGGCGAGCCCCCTGCCCCTCCGCCCGAGGCCCTGGCCGCCGCGGCCCCGGTCTCCGAGCCCCCCCCGGCAGCGCCTCCCGCCGGGGAGACGGCCGCCGAGGCTCCCGCCACCTCCGGGGAGCCAGCCCCCGTCACGGCCGGGGAGAGCACGCCCCTTGCCGCCGCCCCCGCCGAGTCCGTCACGCCGCCCCCGCCGCCGGCGGCCGCGTTCGAGACGGCCGAGCCCGCCGCCCCGGCGCCGGTCTCCGCCGAGGCCCCGGCCGTGGGCGCGGAGCCTTCCCAGGCCCCCGCCCCGGAACTCCAGGCCGAGCCGCCGCCCGCCTCCGCCACCGCGCTGGGTGAGCTCATCCCCGTTCCCTCGGCGCCCCCCGAGGCCCCGGCCCCCGCCGCCAAGCCCGCCGCGGCCACCACCGGCGAGCGCCGCACGCCCCGCGAGGGCCGCGAGGCCCGGGAGCCCCGCCACCGCGAGAAGGAGCGCGAGGGGCGCGACAAGGACAAGCCCCGGCGCCCGCGCGAGGAGCACTCGCGCCGCGAGAAGGACGAGAAGAACAAGGTCCGCAAGAGCTCGCGCATCGAGGACCTGCTGAAGGTCGGCCAGGAGGTGGTGGTCCAGATTTCCAAGGACCCCATCGGCACCAAGGGCGCCCGCCTCACCTCGCACATCTCCATCCCCGGCCGCCACCTGGTGTTCATGCCCACCGTGGACCACGTGGGCATCAGCCGGCGCATCTCCAACGAGAAGGAGCGCAAGCGGCTGCGGGAAATCGTGGACCGGCTGCGCCCGCCCGGAACGGGCTTCATCGTCCGCACCGTCGCGGAGAACGTGCCCCAGGAGAAGCTCGAGACCGACATCCGGTTCCTCATCGAGGTGTGGAACCAGGTGGTGCGCCGCAACGAGAAGCGCGGCGGCCCGGGCCTGCTGCACCCGGACCTGGACCTCATCCTGCGCGCGACGCGCGACCTGTTCGCCCACGACGTGGAGAAGCTCGTCGTGGACGACCGCGAGGAGTACGAGCGCATCCTCGCCTTCGTCACCGCGCAGGATCCGCTGCTCAAGGACCGCGTGGTGCTCCATGACGGCGACGAGCCCGTGTTCGACGCCTACGGCATCGAGCAGGAGATGCACCGCGCCACCCAGCGCAAGGTGTGGCTGAAGAGCGGCGGCTACCTCATCATCGACCAGGCCGAGGCGCTCACCGCCATCGACGTCAACTCGGGCCGCTACGTCGGCAAGAAGAGCCTTGAGGAGACCATCACCAAGATCAACGTCGAGGCGGCCAAGGAGATCGTCTACCAGCTGCGGCTGCGCAACATCGGCGGCATCATCATCTGCGACTTCATCGACATGGAGAAGGCGCAGAACCGGGACAAGGTCTTCAAGTCCCTGCAGGAAGCGCTGGGCCGCGACAAGGCCAAGACGAACGTGCTGCGCATCTCCGAGCTGGGCCTGGTGGAGATGACGCGCAAGCGCGTCCGCGAGTCCATCGGCCGCGTGCTCCACGAGGACTGCCCCTACTGCGATGGCCGGGGCTTCGTGAAGACCGCCACCACCGTCACCTACGAAATCTTCCGGGAGATCCGCCGCGAGGCCCCCGCCTACAAGGACTCCACGCTCGTCATCAACTGCAGCGCGGAGGTGGCCCGCCAGCTCCAGGGCGAGGAGCGCCAGGAGCTGCGCCACCTGATGGACCGCTACAACAAGTCCATCCAGGTCAAGGCCCAGCAGAACTACCACCGCGAGCAGTACGACATTTATGGCCGCTCCGGCATGGGCCCCGAGCACAAGGTGGCCTCGTCTCCGGGCTCCGGCGATGGGGAGCTGGCCATGCAGCGGCGCCCCGAGAACGGTGGCCACGGCGAGCGCTACCGCCAGGAGCAGGGCCGCCGGGGTGGCGGCCGGGGCGACCGCAACGACAGGGGTGAGCGCGGCGACCGCAACGAGCGCGGCGGGGGTGAGCGCGGCGGGGGTGAGCGCGGCGACCGCAACGAGCGCGGCGGGGGTGAGCGCGGCGGGGGTGAGCGCGGCGACCGCAACGAGCGCGGCGATCGCAATGACCGGCGCGAGGGACGGCGCCCCGACCGCGGGGACCGGAACCGGGGCGGGGAGCGCCGGGGCGACGACCGCCGCGGCGAGAACCGGGGGGGCGAGTCCTCCCGTCCGTCCCAGGCCGCGGCCAGTCAGGAGCCTTCCGCCCCGTCCGGCGGCACCCCGCCGCCTCCCGCGCCTCCCAGCGGAGGCTCGGAACCCGAGGGCGGCGGACAGTCCTGA